One Candidatus Roseilinea sp. genomic region harbors:
- a CDS encoding oligoendopeptidase F: MRMAAAHDLGPLPHWDLSNVFPALESDELKAAIARCDDMLGELAGYLDAQGIAKDAPHADDDAIRAALDGYLERTNDLVALYRTISSYIRAFVTTDSFNQMARRMLSEIEPMGVRLRQIDVRFSGWVGTIADALPRITAPPGPAQAHAFYLRETAEQSRYLMSDAEESLAAELSLSGANAWSKLQGTITSQLTVDFARDGKVEKLPMPALINLMQHDPDPNVRRQAYEAEIAAWETVKEPLAAAMNGVKGATITLDKRRGRRDPLHAALDHARIDRETLDAMMGAMQDAFPMFRKYLRAKAKRLGHAGGLPWWDLMAPVGRHERTYTWDEARAFILEHFAGFSPRLERLAQRAFDSRWIDAEQRPGKRAGAFCMGVPLVKESRILCNYDGSLDQVFTIAHELGHAFHNECIYAAGKTELQSITPMTLAETASILCETIVTDAALAEAQSADEELAILETDLIGKTQVIVDITSRYLFELEVFRRRAKAELSADELCELMLRYQKETYGDGLDERYLHKFMWTWKPHYYFAGLSFYNFPYAFGLLFGLGLYAIYKQRGEAFVPEYEALLAGTGEDTPANLAARFGIDLRDRAFWKRSLDLIGERIERYVSLSVKNPPR, encoded by the coding sequence ATGCGCATGGCAGCCGCTCATGACCTCGGCCCGCTCCCGCACTGGGATCTCTCGAACGTCTTTCCCGCACTCGAATCGGACGAGCTGAAAGCCGCGATCGCACGCTGCGATGACATGCTCGGCGAACTGGCAGGCTATCTCGACGCGCAGGGCATCGCGAAGGATGCGCCGCACGCCGACGATGACGCCATCCGCGCTGCGCTCGACGGCTATCTCGAACGCACGAACGACCTCGTCGCTTTGTATCGCACCATCAGCAGCTATATCCGCGCGTTCGTGACCACCGATTCGTTCAACCAGATGGCGCGGCGCATGTTGAGCGAGATCGAGCCGATGGGCGTGCGGCTACGTCAGATAGATGTGCGCTTCAGCGGCTGGGTCGGCACCATCGCCGATGCGCTGCCGCGCATCACGGCGCCACCTGGGCCGGCGCAGGCGCACGCTTTTTACCTGCGCGAGACGGCCGAGCAGAGCCGCTACCTGATGAGCGATGCCGAGGAGTCGCTGGCTGCCGAGTTGAGCCTGAGCGGCGCGAACGCCTGGAGCAAGCTGCAGGGCACGATCACGTCGCAGTTGACGGTGGACTTCGCACGGGACGGCAAGGTCGAGAAGCTGCCCATGCCGGCGCTGATCAACCTGATGCAGCATGATCCTGACCCCAACGTGCGCCGGCAGGCCTACGAGGCGGAGATCGCTGCCTGGGAGACGGTGAAGGAGCCGCTGGCCGCAGCGATGAACGGCGTGAAGGGCGCGACGATTACATTGGACAAGCGACGGGGGCGGCGCGACCCCCTGCACGCCGCGCTCGATCATGCTCGGATTGACCGCGAGACGCTAGACGCGATGATGGGCGCGATGCAGGATGCCTTCCCCATGTTCCGCAAATACCTGCGCGCGAAGGCCAAGCGGCTCGGCCACGCGGGCGGGCTGCCCTGGTGGGACTTGATGGCGCCTGTGGGCCGGCACGAGCGGACGTACACCTGGGACGAGGCGCGCGCGTTCATCCTGGAGCACTTCGCCGGCTTCAGCCCGCGGTTGGAGCGTTTAGCGCAGCGCGCGTTCGATTCCCGTTGGATTGACGCCGAACAGCGGCCAGGCAAGCGCGCCGGCGCGTTCTGCATGGGCGTGCCGCTGGTCAAGGAATCGCGCATCCTGTGCAACTACGATGGCTCGCTCGACCAGGTGTTCACCATCGCGCACGAACTGGGCCACGCCTTCCACAACGAATGCATCTACGCTGCCGGCAAGACCGAGCTACAGTCCATCACGCCGATGACGCTGGCCGAGACTGCCTCGATCCTGTGCGAGACCATCGTCACCGATGCCGCGCTGGCCGAAGCGCAGAGCGCCGATGAAGAACTGGCCATCCTCGAAACCGACCTGATCGGCAAGACGCAGGTGATCGTGGACATCACCTCGCGCTACCTGTTCGAGCTGGAAGTGTTCCGGCGACGTGCGAAGGCGGAGCTGTCCGCCGATGAGTTGTGCGAGCTGATGCTGCGCTACCAGAAGGAGACCTACGGCGACGGGCTGGACGAGCGCTATCTGCACAAGTTCATGTGGACGTGGAAGCCGCACTACTACTTTGCCGGCCTGTCGTTCTACAACTTCCCCTACGCCTTCGGCCTGCTGTTCGGGCTGGGGCTATACGCCATCTACAAGCAGCGCGGGGAGGCGTTTGTGCCAGAGTACGAAGCGTTGCTGGCCGGCACCGGCGAGGACACCCCCGCCAACCTCGCGGCGCGCTTCGGGATTGACCTCCGCGATCGCGCCTTCTGGAAGCGCAGCCTCGACCTCATCGGCGAGCGCATCGAACGCTACGTGAGCTTATCGGTCAAAAATCCTCCACGTTGA